A window from Campylobacter concisus encodes these proteins:
- a CDS encoding 4-(cytidine 5'-diphospho)-2-C-methyl-D-erythritol kinase: protein MKSFAKINVFLKVVGTRGNYHEILSRFILCEQLFDEIYFKKSDSFAIECNNHDIKDNIIQKAVDELKRAGFSNELDEFFSSHKIIINKNIPIGAGLGGGSSNAATFLLMINDELNLNIKRENLMQIAAKIGADVAFFVSGYKAANVSGIGEIIEEFDDEVPDLNIFTPNIFCSTLMVYQEFRSNFLQYIDVNAAKKMQNLKSKELLEIYKNEELNDLFAPCFKLYPQMNEFKDKFLSGSGSSVFSVK from the coding sequence ATGAAAAGCTTTGCAAAGATCAATGTCTTTTTGAAGGTAGTTGGCACCAGAGGCAACTACCACGAAATTTTATCGCGCTTTATCCTCTGTGAGCAGCTTTTTGACGAAATTTATTTTAAAAAGTCAGATTCTTTTGCCATAGAATGCAATAACCACGATATAAAAGATAACATCATCCAAAAAGCGGTAGATGAGCTAAAAAGAGCTGGCTTTTCAAACGAGCTCGACGAGTTTTTTAGCTCTCATAAAATCATCATCAACAAAAATATTCCAATAGGTGCGGGCCTTGGTGGAGGTAGTTCAAACGCTGCCACCTTTTTACTAATGATAAATGACGAGCTAAATTTAAATATAAAACGCGAGAATTTGATGCAGATTGCTGCCAAAATAGGTGCAGATGTCGCTTTTTTCGTAAGTGGCTACAAGGCAGCAAATGTAAGCGGTATAGGTGAGATCATAGAAGAATTTGATGACGAAGTGCCGGATTTAAATATCTTCACGCCAAATATTTTTTGCTCTACGCTGATGGTTTATCAAGAATTTAGAAGCAATTTCTTACAATACATAGACGTCAATGCTGCAAAAAAGATGCAAAATTTAAAAAGTAAAGAGCTACTTGAAATTTATAAAAACGAGGAGCTAAACGATCTTTTTGCCCCATGTTTCAAGCTCTATCCACAGATGAATGAGTTTAAAGATAAATTTCTAAGCGGCAGCGGCAGTAGCGTATTTAGCGTAAAATAA
- the smpB gene encoding SsrA-binding protein SmpB, giving the protein MKDLAKNKKALHDFSILETFEAGIVLKGSEVKALRAGRANLKDSFVRVIKGELFLLNAHISYLETTHSAFRPNERAARKLLMHRKQIDKIFGQVSQDGLTLVVLALYLSEKNIVKARLALAKGKNLHDKRETLKRREADKEARAAIKRYV; this is encoded by the coding sequence ATAAAAGATCTAGCAAAAAACAAAAAAGCTTTGCATGACTTTAGTATACTTGAAACCTTCGAGGCTGGCATCGTTTTAAAAGGCAGCGAAGTCAAGGCTCTAAGGGCTGGCAGAGCAAATTTAAAAGATAGCTTTGTGCGTGTCATAAAGGGTGAGCTTTTTTTATTAAACGCCCATATTAGCTATCTTGAGACTACACATAGCGCATTTCGTCCAAATGAGCGAGCAGCCAGAAAACTTTTGATGCATAGAAAGCAGATTGATAAAATTTTCGGTCAAGTCTCACAAGATGGGCTTACTCTAGTTGTTTTAGCACTTTACCTAAGCGAAAAAAACATCGTAAAAGCAAGACTAGCCCTTGCAAAAGGTAAAAATTTACACGATAAACGCGAGACTCTAAAAAGACGCGAGGCAGACAAAGAGGCAAGAGCTGCCATAAAAAGATACGTTTAA
- a CDS encoding thioredoxin — translation MKNLLVLIITLFAFFGCGEDESGSVNFKEFSPNEEVKLVDVSGKELTLVRKDHGFAIKNDENKVLMIDIFGTFCPPCQKEAAELTKYQLENKDKFTLIGLTHFENVTNEYVLHEFMQKFNAYYFITNDQKINDRLAEQIVRDIEYKHEIALPFKVVIKNGEYQILTDVDSGQYGVKYYLGGIKVTKMKEDLAKIYETK, via the coding sequence ATGAAGAATTTGCTTGTTTTAATAATCACTTTATTTGCTTTTTTTGGTTGTGGTGAAGATGAGAGCGGTAGTGTAAATTTTAAAGAATTTAGTCCAAATGAAGAGGTTAAACTTGTGGATGTAAGCGGCAAGGAGCTTACTTTAGTTAGAAAAGATCACGGCTTTGCCATCAAAAATGATGAAAATAAGGTTTTAATGATCGACATTTTTGGTACATTTTGCCCGCCTTGCCAAAAAGAGGCAGCCGAACTTACAAAATATCAGCTTGAAAACAAAGATAAATTTACACTAATTGGACTAACTCATTTTGAAAATGTCACAAATGAGTATGTTTTGCATGAATTTATGCAAAAATTTAATGCCTACTATTTCATAACAAACGATCAAAAGATAAATGACAGACTTGCCGAACAGATCGTAAGAGACATCGAATATAAACACGAGATCGCACTACCTTTTAAAGTAGTGATAAAAAATGGCGAATATCAAATTTTAACAGACGTAGATAGCGGACAATACGGGGTAAAATACTATCTTGGTGGTATAAAAGTCACAAAAATGAAAGAAGATCTGGCAAAAATTTATGAGACAAAATAA
- the flgB gene encoding flagellar basal body rod protein FlgB translates to MFVLDKSKSSPLVESALAGRELRQKLISGNLVNVDTPFYKARDIRFEDVLKEKANEIYNTSSQKKLQLAKTNEAHMAVVDFPKSDTAQIFLRDGHMARNDANTVDLDVETTEMGKNTVMINALDNAYKAQSNIFKSVIDASAKN, encoded by the coding sequence ATGTTTGTTTTAGATAAATCAAAATCTAGCCCACTTGTTGAATCAGCTCTTGCAGGCAGAGAACTACGCCAAAAACTAATCTCTGGCAATCTTGTAAACGTTGATACACCATTTTATAAAGCTAGAGATATAAGATTTGAAGATGTTTTAAAAGAAAAAGCAAATGAAATTTATAACACTTCAAGCCAAAAAAAGCTACAACTTGCTAAGACAAACGAAGCACATATGGCTGTAGTTGATTTTCCAAAAAGCGACACAGCTCAAATTTTCTTGCGCGATGGTCATATGGCTAGAAATGACGCAAATACAGTCGACCTTGACGTGGAAACAACAGAAATGGGCAAAAATACAGTTATGATAAACGCCCTTGATAACGCCTACAAGGCTCAAAGCAATATCTTTAAAAGCGTAATAGATGCAAGTGCTAAGAACTAG
- the flgC gene encoding flagellar basal body rod protein FlgC has protein sequence MSYLNDFDISGYGLSAQRFRMNVISSNIANAQTTRTAEGGPYRRQEVIFKEMNFDKILNDQLKSSQSLLEYENPLDDPSSPRNAHPALTSVIVDKVVRDDKDFQLKYDPSHPDANANGYVAFPNINPVIEMSDLLEATRAYQANVAAFQNAKTIAQSAISLISGQA, from the coding sequence ATGTCATATTTAAATGATTTTGATATTAGTGGATACGGACTAAGTGCGCAACGCTTCAGGATGAACGTCATCAGCTCAAACATAGCAAATGCTCAAACCACAAGAACGGCTGAAGGTGGACCATATAGAAGACAAGAGGTGATCTTTAAAGAGATGAATTTTGATAAAATTTTAAACGATCAGCTTAAAAGCTCACAAAGTCTACTCGAGTATGAAAATCCGCTTGACGACCCAAGCTCACCAAGAAACGCTCACCCTGCCCTAACTAGCGTGATCGTGGATAAAGTAGTGCGTGATGATAAGGACTTTCAGCTAAAATACGACCCAAGCCACCCAGACGCAAATGCAAATGGCTACGTCGCATTTCCAAATATAAATCCGGTCATTGAGATGTCTGACCTACTTGAAGCAACAAGGGCATATCAAGCAAATGTGGCAGCCTTTCAAAATGCAAAAACAATAGCACAAAGTGCGATATCACTTATTTCAGGACAAGCATAA
- the fliE gene encoding flagellar hook-basal body complex protein FliE — MINSINLDKINKNENSNKIAKAGEEGGFENALNDSLKELNKVQINADKAIADLATGEVKDLHQAAIAIGKAETSMKLMLEIRNKALSAYKEISRTQI, encoded by the coding sequence ATGATAAATAGTATAAATTTAGACAAAATAAATAAAAATGAAAATTCAAATAAAATAGCGAAAGCAGGCGAAGAAGGCGGCTTTGAAAATGCTTTAAACGACTCTTTAAAAGAGCTAAATAAAGTCCAAATCAACGCTGATAAAGCCATAGCCGATCTTGCAACTGGCGAGGTAAAAGATCTTCACCAAGCTGCTATTGCGATAGGCAAAGCAGAGACTAGCATGAAGCTTATGCTAGAAATTCGCAACAAAGCACTAAGCGCTTATAAAGAAATTTCTAGAACACAAATTTAA
- a CDS encoding peptidoglycan D,D-transpeptidase FtsI family protein, with protein sequence MNSRKSKITILFLLITFGISIFVLVIFYRASIERKLPRLQTSDINTAIRGNIITKDGFSISSSQKLYKVMLDTRNIDPNKKEMFIKLYSLYSGDDPNKVRKIINGTKGIVTLSYSIDAKGATYLQELSRKLNRKSILVSYLDPKTGLASFQGMRVMESGQNRKFMSKDALTPAIGYVSKTESDALTKSKGVKGLERYYEDYLAPIQNAKILGPRDIGNNIILTSDSNLATRVDGYNAVLSIPLKFQTKLEQILDEKREFLDAKELVICIMNSKNGEILALASSSRYDPSNIRKQDYSALNSTVSEYAYEVGSVFKPFIFSILLQEKKVNPFELVNTYNGRYQLGKRIIKDTHPEPFMSAEDIIVHSSNIGMIQLVERLNGPQIYQGLLNFGFSRKTGIDLPYEQVGMMPTVTKLNSSTYKATVSYGYGLQATFMQLLKAYNTFNNKGIEVTPHMVAYLERNGKRYDLPKSEPAQVISQETAKIMKRILIKTVEKGTGLKAFTPGLEIGGKTGTAHIASGSGGYSNTYNGSFFGFANDTRGNSYTIGVLARDPKKPYYYFGAQSALPMFKKAVDLMIEDGYLFPDANVIAEFEAKKDKLKNDKTKQKPALD encoded by the coding sequence ATGAATTCCAGAAAATCAAAAATAACCATACTTTTTTTATTAATTACTTTTGGAATTTCAATATTCGTACTTGTCATATTTTATAGAGCAAGTATCGAGCGAAAGCTTCCTAGACTTCAAACAAGCGATATAAATACGGCAATTCGTGGCAATATAATCACAAAAGATGGCTTTAGCATCTCTTCAAGCCAAAAGCTCTACAAAGTAATGCTTGATACTAGGAACATCGATCCTAATAAAAAAGAGATGTTTATCAAGCTATATTCGCTTTACAGTGGCGACGATCCAAACAAAGTAAGAAAGATCATAAATGGCACAAAAGGCATCGTTACGCTCTCATATAGTATTGATGCAAAGGGCGCTACCTACCTTCAAGAGCTCTCAAGAAAGCTAAATCGCAAGAGTATTTTGGTTTCATACCTTGATCCAAAAACAGGCCTTGCTTCATTTCAGGGCATGAGAGTAATGGAGAGTGGCCAAAATCGTAAATTTATGTCAAAAGACGCCCTCACACCAGCTATTGGCTACGTGAGCAAAACTGAAAGTGACGCACTTACAAAAAGCAAAGGCGTAAAAGGCCTTGAGAGATATTATGAAGATTATTTAGCTCCTATACAAAATGCAAAAATTTTAGGGCCTCGCGATATTGGAAATAATATTATTTTAACAAGTGACTCAAATTTAGCAACAAGAGTAGATGGCTACAATGCGGTGCTTTCTATACCGCTTAAATTTCAAACCAAACTAGAGCAAATTTTAGATGAAAAGCGTGAATTTCTAGATGCAAAAGAGTTAGTTATATGCATAATGAATAGCAAAAATGGAGAAATTTTAGCCCTAGCCTCTAGCTCAAGATATGATCCTTCGAATATAAGAAAGCAAGATTATAGCGCTCTAAATTCGACCGTTAGTGAATATGCTTATGAAGTTGGCTCGGTTTTTAAGCCATTTATATTTTCTATCTTACTTCAAGAGAAGAAAGTAAATCCATTTGAGCTTGTAAATACCTATAATGGCCGATACCAACTTGGCAAAAGGATAATCAAAGATACCCATCCAGAGCCTTTTATGAGCGCTGAAGATATAATCGTACACAGTTCAAACATCGGCATGATTCAGCTTGTTGAGCGTTTAAATGGGCCACAAATTTATCAAGGACTTTTAAATTTTGGCTTTTCAAGAAAGACTGGCATAGATCTACCTTACGAGCAAGTAGGTATGATGCCAACAGTTACAAAGCTAAACTCATCGACATATAAGGCGACTGTGAGCTACGGATACGGCTTGCAAGCTACATTTATGCAGCTTTTAAAAGCCTATAATACATTTAATAATAAAGGCATTGAAGTTACTCCTCACATGGTTGCCTACTTAGAGAGAAATGGAAAAAGATACGATTTGCCAAAGTCCGAGCCAGCTCAAGTTATATCACAAGAAACCGCAAAGATAATGAAGAGAATTTTAATAAAAACGGTTGAGAAAGGTACTGGACTAAAAGCCTTTACGCCAGGGCTTGAGATAGGTGGCAAGACTGGAACTGCACACATTGCTTCAGGTAGTGGTGGATACAGCAATACATACAATGGCTCATTTTTTGGCTTTGCAAATGACACAAGAGGCAATAGTTACACAATAGGCGTTTTAGCAAGGGATCCTAAAAAACCTTACTACTACTTCGGTGCTCAAAGTGCCTTACCTATGTTTAAAAAAGCAGTTGATCTGATGATTGAGGATGGATATTTATTTCCTGATGCAAATGTAATAGCTGAATTTGAAGCCAAAAAAGATAAGCTTAAAAACGATAAGACAAAACAAAAGCCTGCTTTGGACTAA
- a CDS encoding fatty-acid--CoA ligase, which produces MLIKGLIVFFIVLLLIAICALIYLLLRNRDYSAEIKELALEKEEITIEKLEKLAGDNSLSKNELFELIQIFVGNFSIPAKNNQVMPKEANNYINFIILICSHKNSDAKLISFLDKEAKKKNPSYIVEIEESEKIGIENRKNRR; this is translated from the coding sequence ATGCTAATAAAAGGTTTAATAGTTTTCTTTATTGTATTGCTATTAATTGCAATTTGCGCGTTAATCTATCTACTTTTAAGAAATAGAGATTATAGCGCCGAAATAAAGGAGCTTGCATTAGAAAAAGAAGAGATAACAATCGAAAAGCTTGAAAAGCTTGCCGGTGATAATAGCCTAAGTAAAAACGAGCTTTTCGAACTTATTCAAATTTTTGTAGGAAATTTTAGTATACCAGCTAAAAATAACCAAGTCATGCCAAAAGAGGCAAACAACTATATAAATTTTATAATTTTAATCTGCTCTCATAAAAATTCTGATGCAAAGCTCATTAGTTTTTTAGACAAAGAGGCTAAAAAGAAAAATCCAAGCTACATTGTTGAAATAGAAGAGAGTGAGAAAATTGGCATAGAAAATCGTAAAAATCGTAGATAA
- the ccsA gene encoding cytochrome c biogenesis protein CcsA, which yields MLNPKSLFLSMGSAIILMIIFAIASGAATIIESKTSTEAAWYYVYGASWFALIQLLLGINLTYNIFRYNLIDPKKLPSLTFHLGFIVILIGAGITRYLGFEADMHIREKTQSNIVTTKISYLNLTALNDNGEEISAALPLGISDAKKGFDLKLKIADNEANLKFKEFVPNASYKFVDDKNGQPVVEFVVSNESESEEIFLLEEEEARVADISFIFNAKPDESKKYVLFKLVDGNFTVTSNTDLSKFTMSDSSKTELKAGSVNDFGMGSLYTISNINFAPRLVSTHALRKLVSTKDSEFNALIAELNYKGESKEMHIFYNLTEPSRLAVAGQKFNASWGAQQVKLPFSLYLKDFELKRYPGSNSPMSYSSEVIVKDDTNMSGLDYKIYMNHVLDYDGYRFFQSSYDTDEKGTILSVNKDPGKIPTYIGYFLLGFGFVLNVVNPGSRFRKLAKLIDNESTKGGKKVVAIIAIMLLSLNFSSLKAEDFLPNISKEHTQKLSRLIVQSSDGRMKPFDTLSKEVLNKIHRGESIGGLNSNQATLSIMVTPDFWRSEKIISLGQSKELKKELGIDENAKYASFNDFFRATKDGGSEYKLTKFAEIANRKHPGSRNTFDKDVIKIDERLNVFYMIFIGEIFKIFPKQDDPSNSWYSPASAMMYFPPKEADLVINMMREYFAAVDAATKDNDWSKADAALDKISAYQQKYGSAVMPSEEKINIEILFNKIQIFERLTPVYLLTGLVLLFFVFIKMLIPKGQIDRTVNISIPKFKGKGVVKNIAKLLVFLGYVVQWLLTRVTMNGIVKIVYAINLLAFLAHTVGLGLRWYIAEHAPWSNAYESMVYIAWALGFSGIVFAKRSPIALALTSILAGVTLFVAHLSWMDPQITTLVPVLQSYWLTIHVSVITASYGFLGLCALLGGFTLLLIILQNKKKPNPEISRNILEATRINEMAMILGLSLLTLGNFLGGVWANESWGRYWGWDSKETWALVSILVYAAVLHIRFIPKLNNQYAFAVASFFAYWSIIMTYFGVNFYLAGMHSYAAGDPLPVPDFVWISIVIMVLMSVLAFTKRSLCSRL from the coding sequence ATGTTAAATCCAAAATCATTATTTTTAAGTATGGGCTCAGCTATCATTTTGATGATAATCTTTGCCATAGCTAGCGGAGCCGCTACGATAATAGAAAGTAAAACTAGTACAGAAGCTGCATGGTACTATGTTTATGGTGCCAGCTGGTTTGCGCTAATTCAACTACTTCTTGGTATAAATTTGACCTATAATATCTTTAGATACAACTTAATCGATCCCAAAAAACTCCCTTCGCTTACCTTTCACCTTGGTTTTATCGTTATCTTAATCGGTGCTGGTATAACAAGATATCTTGGCTTTGAGGCTGATATGCATATAAGAGAAAAAACTCAGTCAAATATCGTTACGACAAAAATATCCTATTTAAATTTAACCGCATTAAACGATAATGGAGAAGAGATAAGCGCTGCTTTGCCACTAGGAATTTCTGATGCAAAAAAAGGTTTTGATCTAAAGCTAAAAATAGCAGATAATGAAGCTAATTTAAAATTTAAAGAATTTGTGCCAAATGCAAGTTATAAGTTTGTGGATGATAAAAACGGGCAACCAGTAGTGGAATTTGTGGTTTCAAACGAGAGTGAAAGTGAAGAAATCTTCTTGTTAGAAGAAGAGGAAGCAAGAGTTGCAGATATTAGTTTTATCTTTAATGCTAAGCCAGATGAGAGTAAAAAATATGTGCTTTTTAAATTAGTGGACGGAAATTTCACAGTTACTTCAAATACTGATCTTTCAAAATTTACAATGAGTGATAGCTCAAAAACTGAGTTAAAAGCTGGTAGTGTAAATGATTTTGGCATGGGCAGTCTTTATACTATTTCAAATATAAATTTTGCTCCAAGATTAGTTTCGACTCATGCTTTAAGAAAGCTAGTTAGCACAAAAGATAGCGAATTTAACGCCTTGATAGCTGAATTAAATTATAAAGGCGAGAGTAAAGAGATGCATATTTTTTATAACCTAACAGAGCCTTCACGCTTGGCTGTGGCTGGACAAAAATTTAATGCTTCATGGGGCGCACAGCAAGTTAAACTTCCGTTTAGCTTATACTTAAAAGACTTTGAGCTTAAAAGATATCCTGGCTCAAATTCGCCTATGAGCTATTCAAGTGAAGTTATTGTAAAAGATGATACAAACATGTCGGGGCTTGACTATAAAATTTATATGAATCATGTGCTTGACTATGATGGCTATAGATTCTTCCAGAGTTCATACGATACAGATGAAAAAGGAACCATTCTCTCTGTCAATAAAGATCCAGGCAAGATACCAACTTATATTGGCTACTTTTTGCTTGGATTTGGCTTTGTGTTAAATGTTGTAAATCCTGGTAGTCGTTTTAGAAAGCTAGCTAAGTTAATCGACAATGAATCAACAAAAGGTGGTAAAAAGGTTGTTGCTATCATTGCCATTATGCTTTTAAGTTTGAATTTTAGCTCATTAAAGGCTGAAGACTTTTTACCTAATATCAGCAAAGAGCACACACAAAAGCTTTCTAGACTTATTGTGCAAAGCTCAGATGGTAGAATGAAGCCATTTGATACGCTTAGTAAAGAGGTTTTAAACAAAATTCACAGAGGCGAGAGTATAGGTGGTCTAAATTCAAACCAAGCGACGCTTTCAATAATGGTAACGCCTGATTTTTGGCGAAGTGAAAAAATTATCTCACTTGGACAAAGTAAGGAGCTAAAAAAAGAGCTTGGCATAGATGAAAATGCAAAGTATGCAAGTTTTAATGATTTTTTTAGAGCCACAAAAGATGGCGGAAGTGAATATAAACTCACAAAATTTGCCGAAATTGCTAATCGCAAGCACCCTGGATCGCGCAATACGTTTGATAAAGACGTAATCAAGATCGATGAGAGATTGAATGTTTTTTATATGATATTTATTGGTGAAATTTTTAAAATTTTTCCAAAACAAGATGATCCATCAAACTCTTGGTATTCGCCTGCTAGTGCAATGATGTACTTTCCGCCTAAAGAGGCCGATCTAGTCATTAATATGATGAGAGAGTATTTTGCAGCAGTTGATGCGGCAACAAAAGATAATGATTGGAGCAAGGCTGATGCTGCACTTGATAAAATTTCAGCCTATCAGCAAAAGTATGGCTCTGCTGTAATGCCTAGTGAAGAAAAGATAAATATAGAAATTTTGTTTAATAAAATTCAAATTTTTGAGCGATTGACACCGGTTTATCTTTTAACAGGCCTTGTGCTTTTGTTTTTTGTATTTATCAAAATGTTAATTCCAAAAGGTCAAATAGATAGAACTGTAAATATATCAATTCCAAAATTTAAAGGAAAAGGAGTTGTAAAGAATATAGCAAAATTGCTTGTCTTTTTGGGCTATGTGGTTCAATGGTTGCTTACAAGAGTTACTATGAACGGTATTGTAAAGATCGTATATGCTATAAATTTACTAGCTTTTCTTGCTCATACTGTTGGGCTTGGGCTTCGTTGGTACATTGCTGAGCATGCGCCTTGGAGTAACGCTTATGAATCAATGGTCTATATCGCTTGGGCTCTAGGATTTTCTGGTATCGTCTTTGCAAAACGTAGCCCTATCGCTCTTGCTCTTACGTCTATATTGGCTGGTGTTACATTGTTTGTTGCGCACCTTAGCTGGATGGATCCGCAGATCACTACACTTGTGCCAGTGCTTCAAAGCTACTGGCTAACAATACACGTTTCTGTTATTACTGCAAGTTATGGATTTTTAGGGCTTTGCGCGTTACTTGGTGGCTTTACACTATTGCTTATCATTTTGCAAAATAAGAAAAAACCAAATCCAGAAATTTCTCGCAATATCCTCGAAGCCACCCGCATAAATGAGATGGCTATGATACTAGGACTTAGTTTACTTACTCTTGGAAATTTCCTGGGCGGTGTTTGGGCGAACGAGAGTTGGGGCAGATATTGGGGCTGGGACAGCAAGGAGACTTGGGCGCTAGTTTCGATACTTGTTTATGCTGCAGTTCTTCATATAAGATTTATTCCAAAGCTAAATAACCAGTATGCATTTGCGGTGGCTTCATTCTTTGCTTATTGGTCGATTATTATGACTTATTTTGGCGTAAATTTTTATTTAGCTGGCATGCACTCGTATGCAGCTGGCGATCCATTACCAGTGCCTGATTTTGTCTGGATTAGTATCGTAATAATGGTGCTTATGAGTGTTTTAGCATTTACAAAGCGCTCACTTTGCTCAAGGCTTTAG
- a CDS encoding c-type cytochrome produces the protein MKSIKISFLACFLVANAFAASQVYYIEARGEFGKELAEMAKKQANDRNEKVNVYVDEDPRRYKDNRILKLGVDRKGRYSVSLGKELYEKQCASCHGENADKRPFGSTPLKNMDAKDIEDSIISYRSDSSFGGSGKNVMQNQAKILSNNDLGAILAYLKGKDAFAEQDTNENKPVSTQTKQGSYLR, from the coding sequence ATGAAAAGTATTAAAATTTCTTTTTTGGCGTGTTTTTTGGTGGCAAATGCCTTTGCAGCTTCACAAGTCTACTATATAGAAGCTCGTGGTGAGTTTGGTAAAGAACTTGCTGAAATGGCAAAAAAGCAGGCTAATGATAGAAATGAAAAAGTAAATGTTTACGTTGATGAAGATCCAAGACGCTATAAAGATAATAGAATTTTAAAATTAGGTGTTGATAGAAAGGGCAGATATAGTGTTTCTTTAGGTAAGGAACTTTATGAAAAGCAATGTGCTAGCTGTCATGGTGAAAATGCTGATAAAAGGCCATTTGGTTCAACGCCTCTAAAAAATATGGATGCTAAGGATATTGAAGATAGCATCATCTCTTATAGAAGTGACTCAAGTTTTGGTGGAAGCGGTAAAAATGTAATGCAAAACCAAGCCAAAATTCTTTCAAATAATGACCTTGGTGCGATTCTTGCCTATCTAAAAGGCAAAGATGCATTTGCTGAACAAGACACAAATGAAAACAAACCGGTCTCTACTCAAACAAAGCAAGGCAGTTATTTAAGATAA
- a CDS encoding major outer membrane protein, which produces MKLTKISLATLVALGAFSSVASATPLEEAIKNVDLSGFARYRYTHTHEYKKSQDNVSKKNGTNDGDGHNFKMIANFKAAIDDNFFGVIGLRYNATDGSGDNAGAGTDKTNTTDPFKVHQFYLGYKAGNTTITAGKQEIGSYFTDDAIGTGVRVVNEDIEGLTLTALAFDAIEGDDTESDGDLYKVTSYLSSYDVGNLYAAGIAGSYDPINFQLWYASLTNLADLLAADVSANFAINDDISLGGRINYVNSSADKEAKKHVYSSHGDKYNDGNFYAGELSASLFGLDLSAGYIGWKVQDKGATSFSFEDQGSLIDAGEDVFDWTLTEGKGNFFYATSAYTFDKFTVGLDYVKGNIKTAGANNQDTKEKIEEFVPRFAYQYNKKLTFSSFYSFQTHKLPSDEKTKEDKFRFEAKYSF; this is translated from the coding sequence ATGAAACTAACAAAAATTAGTTTAGCCACTTTGGTTGCTTTAGGTGCATTTTCAAGTGTAGCAAGTGCTACTCCACTTGAAGAAGCTATAAAAAATGTAGATCTTTCAGGATTTGCAAGATATAGATATACTCATACTCATGAATACAAGAAGTCACAAGATAATGTTTCAAAAAAGAATGGAACTAACGATGGCGATGGTCATAACTTTAAAATGATCGCAAATTTTAAAGCTGCTATCGATGATAACTTCTTTGGAGTTATCGGTTTAAGATATAATGCTACTGATGGCTCAGGCGATAATGCAGGCGCAGGAACAGATAAAACTAATACAACTGATCCATTTAAAGTTCATCAGTTCTATCTTGGCTATAAAGCTGGCAACACTACTATAACAGCTGGTAAACAAGAGATCGGCTCATACTTTACTGATGATGCTATCGGTACTGGCGTAAGAGTAGTAAATGAAGATATAGAAGGTCTTACTCTAACAGCTTTAGCTTTTGATGCTATTGAAGGTGATGATACTGAAAGTGATGGTGATTTATATAAGGTAACCAGCTATCTAAGTAGTTATGATGTCGGAAATCTATATGCAGCTGGTATCGCTGGCTCATATGATCCTATTAACTTCCAACTATGGTATGCTAGCCTAACAAATCTAGCTGACCTACTTGCAGCTGATGTTTCAGCAAATTTTGCTATTAATGATGATATTAGCTTAGGTGGTAGAATCAACTACGTAAATAGCTCAGCTGATAAAGAAGCAAAAAAACATGTATATTCATCACATGGTGATAAATACAATGATGGTAACTTCTATGCTGGTGAACTTTCAGCTTCACTATTTGGTCTTGATTTATCTGCTGGTTATATAGGTTGGAAAGTTCAAGATAAGGGCGCAACATCATTTAGTTTTGAAGATCAAGGTTCTCTAATAGATGCTGGTGAAGATGTATTTGATTGGACGCTTACAGAAGGTAAAGGTAACTTTTTCTATGCAACAAGTGCATATACATTTGATAAATTTACAGTTGGTTTGGATTATGTAAAAGGTAATATAAAAACTGCAGGAGCAAATAATCAAGATACAAAAGAGAAAATAGAAGAATTTGTTCCAAGATTTGCTTACCAATACAACAAAAAGCTAACATTTAGCTCATTCTATTCTTTCCAAACTCACAAATTACCTAGTGATGAGAAGACAAAAGAAGATAAATTCAGATTTGAGGCTAAATACTCATTCTAA